One genomic segment of Strix aluco isolate bStrAlu1 chromosome 14, bStrAlu1.hap1, whole genome shotgun sequence includes these proteins:
- the ZNF821 gene encoding zinc finger protein 821 isoform X3, translated as MVKVKKELENAEQPVAGTPLMRENEVPESLNADPMLGLSQCPLCQLECGGREQLIAHVYQHTAAVVSAKSYMCPVCGRALSSPGSLGRHLLIHSEDQLSNCAVCGARFTSHATFNSEKLPEVLSADRLPALQSEGPSGVEGKDIAFHTPVYPAGILLVCNNCAAYRKLLEAQTPGMRKWALRRQNEPLEVRLQRLERERTAKKSRRDNETPEEREVRRMRDREAKRLQRMQETDEQRARRLQRDREAMRLKRANETPEKRQARLIREREAKRLKRRLEKMDMMLRAQFGQDPSAMAALAAEMNFFQLPVNNVELESQLLGKMTFEEQSNSALH; from the exons ATGGTAAAAGTGAAGAAAGAATTAGAGAATGCAGAGCAACCTGTGGCTGGAACCCCACTGATGAGAGAAAATGAG GTGCCTGAGAGTCTGAACGCTGACCCCATGCTGGGACTGTCCCAgtgccccctctgccagctggAGTGtggaggcagggagcagctcaTTGCTCACGTATACCAG CACACTGCGGCTGTGGTGAGTGCCAAGAGCTACATGTGTCCCGTCTGCGGCAGAGCCCTCAGCTCACCAGGATCCCTCGGGCGACATCTCCTGATCCACTCAGAGGACCAGCTGTCAAACTGCGCAGTGTGTGGAGCACGCTTCACCAGCCACGCCACGTTCAACAG tgaGAAGCTGCCAGAGGTGCTCAGTGCAGATCgcctgccggcactgcagagtgagGGCCCCTCCGGTGTCGAGGGGAAAGACATTGCCTTTCACACCCCTGTATATCCTGCAGGCATCCTCCTAGTGTGCAACAACTGTGCTGCTTATCGTAAGCTGCTGGAGGCGCAGACGCCCGGCATGCGGAAGTGGGCACTTCGTCGGCAGAACGAGCCCTTGGAGGTGCGGCTGCAGCGGCTGGAGCGGGAGCGCACGGCCAAGAAGAGCCGGCGGGACAATGAGACGCCCGAGGAGCGGGAAGTGCGGCGCATGCGGGACCGAGAAGCGAAGCGCCTGCAGCGCATGCAGGAGACAGATGAGCAGCGGGCGCGGCGGCTGCAGAGAGACCGGGAAGCCATGCGACTGAAACGTGCAAACGAGACCCCGGAGAAGAGACAGGCCCGGCTTATCCGGGAGCGCGAGGCCAAGAGGCTCAAGCGGCGCCTGGAGAAAATGGACATGATGCTCCGGGCGCAGTTTGGGCAGGACCCCTCTGCCATGGCCGCTTTGGCAGCGGAAATGAACTTCTTCCAGCTGCCAGTGAACAATGTGGAGCTGGAGAGCCAGCTGCTGGGCAAAATGACCTTTGAGGAGCAGAGCAACAGCGCGCTGCATTAA
- the ATXN1L gene encoding ataxin-1-like produces MRAGHERSQECLPPKKRELPAASTGTEAGRAGGAQASGEGPEWARTAGPGPAALRYGPGEAAEAVAGLTVDQYGMLYKVAVPPATFSPTGLHPVVNVSPLPPAFNVTSPIIQHPGVPYPPIHYAQIPPTSLQFIGSHYTVPYAVPPGFLPSPLLSPSTNLTASHVPHFVPYASLFTEEATPSPQTTSPTHTFSKSASAISPSGQMQHHAGTQPLDIAPGRIPVYYQMSRLPPGYSAYETPAAGGSPESPQQDSQLSSEVAAANGGQRHPEPNVVRRTSETADSAGSKGEDYLPGAAAGCVVDGQFLSGYQTLGTEVSVPAHRSTPDTDLEVQRVVGVLASQDYHILAAQRKDDPSPLNLCHNVPDQHGEAKDALRNMVERAAAEKSQSRSPYVTSPEEPVRQRQLTKGMVIANGKPVLVPAGAEPARSSTSETLVRRSPDAQAQGNMLEKDLAQLQPPSSSHLPSHFMKGAIIQLATGELKRVEDLQTQDFVRSAEVSGGLKIDSSTVVDIQESQWPGLVTLHFVVGEQQSKVSIDVPPEHPFFVYGQGWSSCSPGRTAQLFALPCHRLQVGDVCISISLQSMNGNSASQANYPLADQLISTRERSERTAQGSREPSDRAAERKSHTDRDSAAQSSHAEPSQPEAGSQHSWTAPGFQRYSMQAEEPRPSLLRPSFIPQEVKLSIEGRSNAGK; encoded by the coding sequence ATGAGAGCGGGCCACGAGCGGAGCCAGGAGTGCCTCCCGCCAAAGAAGCGGGAACTTCCCGCCGCCAGCACCGGCACCGAGGCGGGACGGGCGGGGGGTGCCCAGGCCTCGGGCGAGGGCCCCGAGTGGGCCCGGACGGCGGGGCCGGGTCCCGCGGCCCTGCGCTATGGCCCTGGCGAGGCCGCGGAAGCGGTGGCAGGGTTGACGGTGGACCAGTACGGGATGCTCTACAAAGTGGCAGTGCCACCCGCCACCTTCTCCCCCACGGGCCTGCACCCCGTGGTGAACGTgagccccctgccccccgccttCAATGTGACCTCGCCAATAATCCAGCACCCGGGGGTGCCCTACCCTCCCATCCACTACGCTCAGATCCCTCCAACGTCCCTACAGTTCATCGGCTCGCATTACACAGTGCCCTATGCTGTCCCTCCTGGCTTCCTGCCTAGTCCTCTCCTGTCTCCTTCCACCAACCTCACTGCCTCTCATGTCCCCCACTTTGTGCCATATGCCTCTCTCTTCACGGAAGAAGCCACTCCTTCCCCCCAGACTACCTCTCCTACCCACACCTTCAGCAAATCTGCTTCTGCAATCTCTCCTTCTGGCCAGATGCAGCACCATGCTGGGACCCAGCCGTTAGATATTGCACCAGGCAGAATTCCTGTTTATTATCAGATGTCCCGCCTCCCACCAGGGTATTCAGCGTACGAGACACCTGCAGCAGGTGGAAGCCCCGAGTCTCCTCAGCAGGACAGTCAGCTGAGTTCAGAGGTAGCTGCTGCCAATGGGGGACAGAGACATCCGGAGCCTAATGTGGTGAGGAGGACCAGCGAGACTGCGGACTCAGCTGGCAGTAAAGGTGAAGACTATCTGCCAGGGGCTGCAGCGGGATGTGTGGTTGATGGACAGTTCCTTTCAGGTTACCAGACGTTGGGAACAGAGGTCTCTGTGCCAGCTCACAGAAGCACCCCCGACACTGATCTGGAGGTTCAGAGGGTGGTGGGGGTGTTGGCATCTCAGGATTATCATATTCTGGCAGCCCAGAGGAAAGATGACCCGAGCCCTTTAAACCTTTGCCATAATGTCCCTGATCAGCATGGGGAGGCAAAGGATGCGCTGAGGAACATGGTGGAAAGGGCTGCTGCTGAGAAGAGCCAGTCCAGGAGTCCGTATGTCACGTCCCCCGAAGAGCCGGTTAGACAAAGACAGTTAACCAAAGGAATGGTGATAGCCAATGGCAAGCCAGTCCTGGTGCCCGCTGGAGCGGAGCCCGCCAGGTCTTCCACTTCAGAAACCCTGGTGAGGCGGAGCCCGGATGCACAGGCTCAAGGAAACATGCTTGAAAAGGACCTGGCCCAGCTGCAGCCACCCAGCTCCTCACACTTGCCCTCTCACTTCATGAAAGGAGCCATCATCCAGCTGGCTACAGGGGAACTGAAGCGGGTCGAGGACCTGCAGACTCAAGACTTTGTTCGCAGTGCGGAGGTGAGCGGGGGCCTGAAGATCGACTCCAGCACCGTGGTGGATATTCAGGAAAGCCAGTGGCCTGGGCTTGTCACACTGCATTTTGTGGTTGGGGAGCAACAAAGTAAAGTGAGCATTGACGTGCCCCCAGAGCACCCCTTCTTTGTGTATGGCCAGGGCtggtcctcctgcagcccagggcgGACTGCTCAGCTCTTTGCTTTGCCCtgtcacaggctgcaggtgggcgaTGTCTGCATATCAATCAGTTTACAGAGCATGAATGGCAACTCCGCTTCTCAGGCTAACTACCCGCTCGCAGATCAGTTGATATCTACTAGGGAGAGATCTGAAAGAACAGCTCAGGGGTCCAGAGAACCGTCTGACAGAGCGGCCGAAAGGAAGAGCCACACAGATAGGGACAGCGCAGCCCAGAGCTCCCATGCAGAACCCTCTCAGCCTGAGGCTGGCAGTCAGCACAGCTGGACAGCCCCAGGCTTCCAAAGATACAGCATGCAGGCGGAGGAGCCTCGGCCCTCTCTGCTCCGTCCCTCTTTCATTCCCCAGGAGGTCAAGCTGTCTATCGAAGGGCGTTCTAATGCAGGGAAATGA
- the ZNF821 gene encoding zinc finger protein 821 isoform X1 — MSRRKQTTPNKVHWEQVFAGLEEQARQAMMKNNFPGALGDQRPAIHPLQDPDSSSSGSDDEETTQDEVSSHTSEEDGSMVKVKKELENAEQPVAGTPLMRENEVPESLNADPMLGLSQCPLCQLECGGREQLIAHVYQHTAAVVSAKSYMCPVCGRALSSPGSLGRHLLIHSEDQLSNCAVCGARFTSHATFNSEKLPEVLSADRLPALQSEGPSGVEGKDIAFHTPVYPAGILLVCNNCAAYRKLLEAQTPGMRKWALRRQNEPLEVRLQRLERERTAKKSRRDNETPEEREVRRMRDREAKRLQRMQETDEQRARRLQRDREAMRLKRANETPEKRQARLIREREAKRLKRRLEKMDMMLRAQFGQDPSAMAALAAEMNFFQLPVNNVELESQLLGKMTFEEQSNSALH, encoded by the exons ATGTCCCGTCGGAAACAGACCACTCCTAACAAAGTTCACT GGGAGCAAGTCTttgcagggctggaggagcaaGCCCGCCAAGCCATGATGAAAAACAACTTTCCTGGAGCTCTTGGGGACCAAAGGCCAGCCATTCATCCGCTGCAAGACCCCGACTCCAGCAGCA GTGGCAGTGATGACGAGGAAACCACCCAGGATGAAGTTTCGTCCCATACGTCTGAGGAGGATGGCTCAATGGTAAAAGTGAAGAAAGAATTAGAGAATGCAGAGCAACCTGTGGCTGGAACCCCACTGATGAGAGAAAATGAG GTGCCTGAGAGTCTGAACGCTGACCCCATGCTGGGACTGTCCCAgtgccccctctgccagctggAGTGtggaggcagggagcagctcaTTGCTCACGTATACCAG CACACTGCGGCTGTGGTGAGTGCCAAGAGCTACATGTGTCCCGTCTGCGGCAGAGCCCTCAGCTCACCAGGATCCCTCGGGCGACATCTCCTGATCCACTCAGAGGACCAGCTGTCAAACTGCGCAGTGTGTGGAGCACGCTTCACCAGCCACGCCACGTTCAACAG tgaGAAGCTGCCAGAGGTGCTCAGTGCAGATCgcctgccggcactgcagagtgagGGCCCCTCCGGTGTCGAGGGGAAAGACATTGCCTTTCACACCCCTGTATATCCTGCAGGCATCCTCCTAGTGTGCAACAACTGTGCTGCTTATCGTAAGCTGCTGGAGGCGCAGACGCCCGGCATGCGGAAGTGGGCACTTCGTCGGCAGAACGAGCCCTTGGAGGTGCGGCTGCAGCGGCTGGAGCGGGAGCGCACGGCCAAGAAGAGCCGGCGGGACAATGAGACGCCCGAGGAGCGGGAAGTGCGGCGCATGCGGGACCGAGAAGCGAAGCGCCTGCAGCGCATGCAGGAGACAGATGAGCAGCGGGCGCGGCGGCTGCAGAGAGACCGGGAAGCCATGCGACTGAAACGTGCAAACGAGACCCCGGAGAAGAGACAGGCCCGGCTTATCCGGGAGCGCGAGGCCAAGAGGCTCAAGCGGCGCCTGGAGAAAATGGACATGATGCTCCGGGCGCAGTTTGGGCAGGACCCCTCTGCCATGGCCGCTTTGGCAGCGGAAATGAACTTCTTCCAGCTGCCAGTGAACAATGTGGAGCTGGAGAGCCAGCTGCTGGGCAAAATGACCTTTGAGGAGCAGAGCAACAGCGCGCTGCATTAA
- the ZNF821 gene encoding zinc finger protein 821 isoform X4: protein MCPVCGRALSSPGSLGRHLLIHSEDQLSNCAVCGARFTSHATFNSEKLPEVLSADRLPALQSEGPSGVEGKDIAFHTPVYPAGILLVCNNCAAYRKLLEAQTPGMRKWALRRQNEPLEVRLQRLERERTAKKSRRDNETPEEREVRRMRDREAKRLQRMQETDEQRARRLQRDREAMRLKRANETPEKRQARLIREREAKRLKRRLEKMDMMLRAQFGQDPSAMAALAAEMNFFQLPVNNVELESQLLGKMTFEEQSNSALH from the exons ATGTGTCCCGTCTGCGGCAGAGCCCTCAGCTCACCAGGATCCCTCGGGCGACATCTCCTGATCCACTCAGAGGACCAGCTGTCAAACTGCGCAGTGTGTGGAGCACGCTTCACCAGCCACGCCACGTTCAACAG tgaGAAGCTGCCAGAGGTGCTCAGTGCAGATCgcctgccggcactgcagagtgagGGCCCCTCCGGTGTCGAGGGGAAAGACATTGCCTTTCACACCCCTGTATATCCTGCAGGCATCCTCCTAGTGTGCAACAACTGTGCTGCTTATCGTAAGCTGCTGGAGGCGCAGACGCCCGGCATGCGGAAGTGGGCACTTCGTCGGCAGAACGAGCCCTTGGAGGTGCGGCTGCAGCGGCTGGAGCGGGAGCGCACGGCCAAGAAGAGCCGGCGGGACAATGAGACGCCCGAGGAGCGGGAAGTGCGGCGCATGCGGGACCGAGAAGCGAAGCGCCTGCAGCGCATGCAGGAGACAGATGAGCAGCGGGCGCGGCGGCTGCAGAGAGACCGGGAAGCCATGCGACTGAAACGTGCAAACGAGACCCCGGAGAAGAGACAGGCCCGGCTTATCCGGGAGCGCGAGGCCAAGAGGCTCAAGCGGCGCCTGGAGAAAATGGACATGATGCTCCGGGCGCAGTTTGGGCAGGACCCCTCTGCCATGGCCGCTTTGGCAGCGGAAATGAACTTCTTCCAGCTGCCAGTGAACAATGTGGAGCTGGAGAGCCAGCTGCTGGGCAAAATGACCTTTGAGGAGCAGAGCAACAGCGCGCTGCATTAA
- the ZNF821 gene encoding zinc finger protein 821 isoform X2 produces MMKNNFPGALGDQRPAIHPLQDPDSSSSGSDDEETTQDEVSSHTSEEDGSMVKVKKELENAEQPVAGTPLMRENEVPESLNADPMLGLSQCPLCQLECGGREQLIAHVYQHTAAVVSAKSYMCPVCGRALSSPGSLGRHLLIHSEDQLSNCAVCGARFTSHATFNSEKLPEVLSADRLPALQSEGPSGVEGKDIAFHTPVYPAGILLVCNNCAAYRKLLEAQTPGMRKWALRRQNEPLEVRLQRLERERTAKKSRRDNETPEEREVRRMRDREAKRLQRMQETDEQRARRLQRDREAMRLKRANETPEKRQARLIREREAKRLKRRLEKMDMMLRAQFGQDPSAMAALAAEMNFFQLPVNNVELESQLLGKMTFEEQSNSALH; encoded by the exons ATGATGAAAAACAACTTTCCTGGAGCTCTTGGGGACCAAAGGCCAGCCATTCATCCGCTGCAAGACCCCGACTCCAGCAGCA GTGGCAGTGATGACGAGGAAACCACCCAGGATGAAGTTTCGTCCCATACGTCTGAGGAGGATGGCTCAATGGTAAAAGTGAAGAAAGAATTAGAGAATGCAGAGCAACCTGTGGCTGGAACCCCACTGATGAGAGAAAATGAG GTGCCTGAGAGTCTGAACGCTGACCCCATGCTGGGACTGTCCCAgtgccccctctgccagctggAGTGtggaggcagggagcagctcaTTGCTCACGTATACCAG CACACTGCGGCTGTGGTGAGTGCCAAGAGCTACATGTGTCCCGTCTGCGGCAGAGCCCTCAGCTCACCAGGATCCCTCGGGCGACATCTCCTGATCCACTCAGAGGACCAGCTGTCAAACTGCGCAGTGTGTGGAGCACGCTTCACCAGCCACGCCACGTTCAACAG tgaGAAGCTGCCAGAGGTGCTCAGTGCAGATCgcctgccggcactgcagagtgagGGCCCCTCCGGTGTCGAGGGGAAAGACATTGCCTTTCACACCCCTGTATATCCTGCAGGCATCCTCCTAGTGTGCAACAACTGTGCTGCTTATCGTAAGCTGCTGGAGGCGCAGACGCCCGGCATGCGGAAGTGGGCACTTCGTCGGCAGAACGAGCCCTTGGAGGTGCGGCTGCAGCGGCTGGAGCGGGAGCGCACGGCCAAGAAGAGCCGGCGGGACAATGAGACGCCCGAGGAGCGGGAAGTGCGGCGCATGCGGGACCGAGAAGCGAAGCGCCTGCAGCGCATGCAGGAGACAGATGAGCAGCGGGCGCGGCGGCTGCAGAGAGACCGGGAAGCCATGCGACTGAAACGTGCAAACGAGACCCCGGAGAAGAGACAGGCCCGGCTTATCCGGGAGCGCGAGGCCAAGAGGCTCAAGCGGCGCCTGGAGAAAATGGACATGATGCTCCGGGCGCAGTTTGGGCAGGACCCCTCTGCCATGGCCGCTTTGGCAGCGGAAATGAACTTCTTCCAGCTGCCAGTGAACAATGTGGAGCTGGAGAGCCAGCTGCTGGGCAAAATGACCTTTGAGGAGCAGAGCAACAGCGCGCTGCATTAA